In Gemmatimonadota bacterium, a single window of DNA contains:
- a CDS encoding glycosyltransferase, with translation MSERHLRIALYSHDTMGLGHMRRNLLLAETLAAAPERPAVLLISGSREISRFPLPRGVDCLSLPSLYKDSQSRYHARSLDVPVQELVAVRSTAIAAALEAFRPDVFIVDNVPRGAQHELDRALARLRQAGRTRCILGLRDVLDEPEQVQREWTRSGNVDVIRRHFEAIWVYGDAQVNDVAQEYGFPRDIASRVTYTGYLDQRGRSTAELLAPEASRDESKLVLCMVGGGQDGSVLAEAFAAAPFPDDHRAMLVTGPMMSDACRARVNALAERNPRLEVATFADEPSHLIRRAAAVIAMGGYNTVCDILTYAPRALIVPRVHPREEQLIRAERLAARGLLDVLHPSHCTPEALAQWVAGTPRPGDITPVRMHTATELHAMLSAILSPSAVSRASRRSIPEVRCAS, from the coding sequence ATGAGCGAACGCCATCTCCGCATTGCCCTCTACTCCCACGACACGATGGGATTGGGGCACATGCGCCGCAATCTCCTGCTGGCGGAAACGCTCGCCGCGGCACCCGAGCGCCCCGCCGTGCTGCTGATCAGCGGCTCGCGCGAGATCTCGCGCTTCCCGCTGCCGCGCGGCGTGGACTGCCTGAGCCTTCCGTCGCTGTACAAGGACTCGCAGTCGCGATATCACGCGCGATCGCTCGACGTCCCGGTGCAGGAGTTGGTCGCGGTACGCTCCACCGCGATCGCGGCGGCGCTGGAGGCGTTTCGCCCCGACGTCTTCATCGTGGACAACGTGCCGCGTGGGGCGCAGCACGAGTTGGACCGGGCGCTGGCGCGCTTGCGACAGGCGGGGCGCACCCGCTGCATCCTCGGGCTGCGCGACGTGCTCGACGAACCCGAGCAGGTGCAACGTGAGTGGACGCGGTCCGGCAACGTCGACGTGATCCGCCGTCACTTCGAGGCGATCTGGGTCTACGGAGACGCGCAGGTGAACGACGTGGCGCAGGAGTATGGCTTTCCCCGCGACATCGCCTCGCGCGTGACCTACACCGGCTACCTGGACCAGCGTGGGCGCTCCACCGCGGAGTTGCTCGCCCCCGAGGCGTCGCGCGACGAATCCAAGCTCGTGCTCTGCATGGTGGGCGGCGGGCAGGACGGCTCGGTGCTCGCCGAGGCGTTCGCCGCGGCGCCGTTTCCCGATGATCACCGGGCGATGCTGGTGACGGGGCCGATGATGTCGGACGCGTGTCGCGCGCGGGTGAACGCCCTCGCCGAACGCAATCCTCGCCTGGAGGTCGCCACCTTCGCCGACGAACCGTCGCACCTCATCCGCAGGGCGGCCGCCGTGATCGCGATGGGGGGCTACAACACCGTCTGCGACATCCTGACCTACGCGCCGCGCGCCCTCATCGTCCCTCGCGTGCATCCCCGCGAGGAGCAACTCATCCGGGCCGAGCGCCTCGCGGCGCGTGGGCTGCTCGACGTCCTGCATCCGTCGCATTGCACCCCCGAGGCACTCGCCCAGTGGGTGGCGGGGACGCCGCGTCCCGGCGACATCACGCCGGTGCGCATGCACACCGCCACCGAACTGCACGCGATGCTGTCGGCCATCCTGTCACCGTCAGCGGTCTCCCGCGCCTCCCGTCGCTCCATCCCCGAGGTGCGCTGTGCGTCGTGA
- a CDS encoding PBP1A family penicillin-binding protein, translating into MSKAGCDGHHETRRTDMRLTTRGIRRTSSPAGRNSPARQSAVWRWTGAALLLLAPPTRLAAQRPASTGEPWQIVSMPQSSQVLARDGSLVGEIGRQWRTIVPIKSLPRYVPQAFVAVEDQRFYQHDGVDLVGVAGALKDALGGRLRGASTITQQLVGNMHPDIIDRTDRSPMRKLREQSAAREMEKHYSKEQILEAYLNFIHFGSRYYGIESAARHYFGKAAARLTIAEAATLAALPKGPALYDPARHPDRARERRNLVLTLMAQQRYISAAQASAAQKEPIVTAPNAGLAAPAPYFVDVVRVQAERAGIKVGEGGFRVTTTLDPAIQRAANDALRDGTAEVEGRAGYKHPTYANKPKGTTGYLQGAVVALDPFTGDVRALVGGRDYIESPYNRAVNGMRQPGSAFKPIVYATAVAESIAVNTIIPDTALAIPRSNRTVYRPENADGTFLGPITMREALARSRNPVAVQLAMRVGMDSVIAMARALGISSFIAPYPSSAIGASVVQPLDLVAAYATFANQGMRVEPRFIASIEDRNGTAVWQGRATAPQPVLDPKVAFIVRDMMRDAVDRGTASAVRRYVPAGIPVAGKTGTTNDNADVWFVGMTPDLVAGVWLGFDKPKTITPGAAGGSLAAPIFGRLVQLAGVGREGGPWLPPEGLVMAELDRVTGMVATADTPADRRYPEYFIPGTEPPLLRMDAWRILRVGPIVH; encoded by the coding sequence ATGAGCAAAGCTGGTTGTGATGGGCATCACGAAACGCGGCGCACCGACATGCGCCTGACGACGCGCGGAATCCGCCGCACGTCATCGCCGGCCGGGCGAAACAGCCCCGCCCGGCAGTCGGCGGTTTGGCGGTGGACGGGGGCCGCGCTGCTCCTGCTGGCGCCGCCGACCCGCCTGGCGGCGCAGCGCCCCGCTTCGACCGGCGAGCCGTGGCAGATCGTCAGCATGCCGCAATCGTCGCAGGTGCTGGCGCGCGATGGATCGCTTGTCGGCGAGATCGGGCGCCAGTGGCGGACCATCGTCCCGATCAAGTCGCTGCCGCGCTACGTCCCGCAGGCCTTCGTGGCCGTGGAAGACCAGCGCTTTTACCAGCATGACGGCGTCGATCTCGTCGGCGTCGCCGGGGCGCTCAAGGACGCGCTGGGCGGACGACTGCGGGGGGCCAGCACGATCACCCAGCAGCTCGTCGGGAACATGCACCCCGACATCATCGATCGCACGGATCGCAGTCCCATGCGCAAGCTCCGCGAGCAGTCGGCGGCGCGCGAAATGGAGAAGCACTATTCCAAGGAGCAGATCCTCGAGGCGTACCTCAACTTCATTCACTTCGGGTCGCGCTACTACGGCATCGAGTCGGCCGCGCGTCACTACTTCGGCAAGGCCGCGGCCCGCCTGACGATTGCCGAGGCGGCGACGCTCGCGGCGCTGCCCAAGGGGCCTGCGCTCTACGATCCGGCGCGTCACCCCGATCGGGCTCGCGAGCGCCGCAACCTGGTGCTCACGCTCATGGCCCAGCAGCGCTACATCAGCGCGGCGCAAGCGTCCGCCGCGCAGAAGGAGCCGATCGTCACCGCACCTAACGCGGGACTCGCGGCACCGGCGCCGTACTTCGTGGACGTCGTGCGCGTGCAGGCCGAACGTGCCGGCATCAAGGTGGGGGAGGGAGGTTTTCGCGTGACGACCACGCTCGACCCGGCGATCCAGCGCGCGGCGAACGATGCGTTGCGCGACGGAACGGCCGAGGTCGAGGGGCGCGCGGGCTACAAGCACCCGACGTACGCCAACAAGCCCAAGGGGACGACCGGCTACCTGCAGGGGGCGGTCGTCGCCCTCGATCCGTTCACCGGGGACGTGCGCGCCCTGGTGGGAGGGCGCGACTACATCGAGTCGCCGTACAACCGCGCCGTGAACGGGATGCGGCAGCCCGGTTCGGCGTTCAAGCCGATCGTCTATGCCACCGCGGTGGCCGAGAGCATCGCGGTGAACACGATCATCCCCGATACCGCGCTGGCCATCCCGCGCTCCAACCGCACCGTCTACCGCCCCGAGAACGCCGACGGGACGTTCCTCGGGCCCATCACGATGCGCGAGGCACTGGCGCGCTCGCGCAACCCGGTCGCGGTGCAACTGGCGATGCGGGTGGGCATGGACTCGGTCATCGCGATGGCACGCGCGTTAGGCATCTCCTCGTTCATCGCCCCGTATCCGTCCAGTGCCATCGGGGCATCGGTGGTGCAGCCGCTCGACCTCGTGGCCGCGTATGCCACCTTCGCCAACCAGGGGATGCGCGTCGAACCGCGCTTCATCGCGAGCATCGAGGACCGGAACGGCACGGCGGTCTGGCAGGGGCGCGCCACCGCACCGCAACCGGTGCTCGACCCCAAGGTGGCCTTCATCGTGCGCGACATGATGCGCGATGCGGTCGATCGCGGGACGGCCTCTGCCGTGCGTCGCTACGTCCCCGCCGGCATTCCCGTGGCCGGCAAGACCGGGACGACCAATGACAACGCCGACGTCTGGTTCGTCGGCATGACCCCCGATCTCGTCGCGGGCGTCTGGCTCGGCTTCGACAAGCCGAAGACGATCACCCCGGGCGCCGCCGGTGGCTCGCTGGCCGCACCGATCTTCGGACGCCTCGTGCAGCTCGCGGGCGTGGGACGCGAGGGCGGGCCTTGGCTCCCCCCCGAGGGACTCGTGATGGCCGAGCTCGACCGGGTCACCGGAATGGTCGCAACCGCCGACACCCCGGCCGACCGGCGCTATCCCGAGTACTTCATTCCCGGCACCGAGCCGCCACTCCTGCGCATGGATGCCTGGCGGATCCTTCGCGTGGGGCCGATCGTGCACTGA
- a CDS encoding methyl-accepting chemotaxis protein, producing the protein MPRATTARPPRRRAAPAAPAPSALDVEALLDEVETLRAERDAARAELEEYRAGILRIASVCRETASGDLEQRILGIRRDGPLGDLSRAINHLLDLTDAFVRESRASLQHASEEKYWRRVLERGLLGNYRVAARLINSATDQMAAKSQQLRQAATDRLRLADDFEAAIKVVVDNVAAAATEARATAESLSGTAQHTSEQSTTVAAASEEASRSMESVAAAAEEITATVGHIEQQTKVSRDMAQVAVDAAQRTNDIVHGLTNASGQITRVVKLITDIASQTRLLSLNAAIEAARAGEVGRGFAVVAAEVKNLASKTGDATTEIGAQVLAMQSASEQAAEAIGGISGTIAQMHDLTSAVSEAVHNQRYATDEINRNIHEAALGTQQVTGSIARVSESVEETSTAAGQMLQAADELSRMAELLRSEVDRFLHVIRST; encoded by the coding sequence ATGCCTCGCGCTACCACCGCCCGTCCACCACGCCGCCGCGCCGCGCCCGCTGCCCCCGCCCCGTCTGCCCTCGACGTAGAGGCGCTGCTCGACGAAGTCGAGACGCTGCGCGCCGAGCGTGACGCCGCGCGCGCCGAACTCGAGGAGTACCGCGCGGGGATCCTGCGCATCGCGAGCGTCTGCCGGGAGACGGCCTCCGGAGATCTCGAGCAGCGCATCCTTGGAATCCGTCGGGACGGCCCGCTCGGCGACCTGTCGCGGGCGATCAACCACCTGCTCGACCTCACCGACGCCTTCGTGCGCGAGTCGCGCGCGTCGCTGCAACACGCCAGCGAGGAGAAGTACTGGCGCCGGGTGCTGGAGCGCGGGCTGCTGGGGAACTACCGCGTGGCGGCGCGCCTCATCAACTCGGCGACCGACCAGATGGCGGCCAAGTCGCAGCAGCTGCGCCAGGCGGCCACGGACCGGTTGCGGCTGGCGGATGACTTCGAGGCGGCCATCAAGGTCGTGGTGGACAACGTGGCGGCCGCCGCCACCGAGGCCCGCGCCACGGCCGAATCGCTCTCCGGCACCGCCCAGCACACCTCCGAGCAATCGACGACCGTCGCCGCGGCCTCGGAGGAGGCGAGTCGCAGCATGGAGTCGGTGGCGGCCGCCGCCGAAGAGATCACGGCGACCGTGGGACACATCGAGCAGCAGACGAAGGTGTCACGCGACATGGCGCAGGTCGCGGTCGACGCCGCGCAACGCACGAACGACATCGTCCACGGGCTGACCAACGCCTCGGGGCAGATCACCCGCGTGGTGAAGCTGATCACCGACATCGCCAGCCAGACGCGGCTCCTGTCGCTCAACGCGGCGATCGAGGCCGCGCGCGCCGGTGAAGTGGGACGAGGCTTTGCCGTGGTGGCGGCCGAGGTGAAGAACCTGGCCAGCAAGACCGGCGATGCGACCACCGAGATCGGAGCGCAGGTGCTGGCGATGCAGTCGGCGAGCGAGCAGGCGGCCGAAGCGATCGGCGGGATCAGCGGGACGATCGCGCAGATGCACGACCTGACCTCGGCCGTGAGCGAGGCGGTGCACAACCAGCGCTATGCGACCGACGAGATCAATCGCAACATCCACGAGGCGGCGCTGGGGACGCAGCAGGTCACCGGGAGCATCGCGCGCGTCTCGGAGTCGGTGGAAGAGACGAGCACCGCCGCCGGGCAGATGCTGCAGGCGGCCGACGAACTCTCCCGCATGGCGGAGCTGCTACGCAGCGAGGTCGATCGCTTCCTGCACGTGATCCGGTCCACCTAA
- a CDS encoding PAS domain-containing protein: MTRSQVVPSGRERSFGEDEIIVSKTDLQGKITYANDVFIRVSGYEEDELLGAPHSIIRHPDMPRAVFKLLWDTLATGREVFAYVNNMARNGDNYWVLAHVTPSFDHAGTIVGYHSNRRVPEPAKVEKVKPIYAALLAAERRHSDRRDGLVASVALLEATLAQAGIAYDEWVWSL; encoded by the coding sequence ATCACCCGCTCGCAGGTCGTCCCATCGGGACGAGAACGTTCGTTCGGTGAAGACGAGATCATCGTCTCCAAGACCGACCTTCAGGGGAAGATCACGTACGCCAACGACGTCTTCATTCGTGTCAGCGGCTACGAAGAGGACGAATTGCTCGGGGCGCCGCACTCCATCATCCGGCATCCCGACATGCCGCGCGCCGTCTTCAAGCTGTTGTGGGATACCCTGGCCACGGGGCGTGAGGTCTTTGCCTACGTGAACAACATGGCGCGCAACGGCGACAACTACTGGGTACTCGCCCATGTGACGCCGTCGTTCGACCACGCGGGGACGATCGTGGGCTACCACTCCAACCGCCGCGTGCCAGAACCGGCGAAGGTGGAGAAGGTGAAGCCGATCTATGCCGCGTTGCTCGCGGCGGAGCGTCGCCACTCCGACCGTCGCGATGGCCTGGTTGCCTCGGTTGCGCTGCTCGAGGCCACGTTGGCGCAAGCCGGCATCGCCTACGACGAGTGGGTCTGGTCCCTGTGA
- a CDS encoding ABC transporter permease gives MLSSFSTALVVAFDQLRVNTLRTILSTLGVIIGVGSLVAVLSLGDGMERFTRDEVERTTDVQSVSLASRTSERVDGEWIPVRDYPVFTRDDAAAIAKEVEWVKDVSLSVAATVPVESPRTGTRRETSVTAAMAGVDHYMRAELAAGRFFTRVEDERNAAVVVLSHKLASDLALPRAPERMIGETVRVNGSPRQVIGILTSYKGERGWAATVPYASAPLLAMAGGRRLLPGISVRATRIEDVDALRRAIEDWLGRRYGGRWERRIELGTMEKRLEQATQGVRVFKWFMGAIAAISLLVGGIGIMNVMLASVTERTREIGVRKAIGARPRDVLLQFLSESVAISSVGSAIGVVLGAVIAALAILVIRQQTGADRLAPSLSLSSVMVAAGSAVAIGLIFGTYPARRAARLSPIDAIRHE, from the coding sequence ATGCTCTCCTCATTCTCCACCGCACTCGTCGTCGCCTTCGACCAGCTGCGGGTCAACACGCTCCGGACGATCCTGTCCACGCTTGGCGTCATCATTGGCGTGGGATCGCTTGTCGCCGTCTTGTCGTTAGGCGACGGGATGGAGCGGTTCACGCGCGATGAAGTCGAGCGCACGACCGACGTGCAGTCGGTGTCGCTCGCGTCGCGCACGTCGGAGCGCGTCGACGGCGAGTGGATCCCGGTCCGCGACTATCCGGTCTTCACGCGCGACGACGCCGCTGCCATCGCGAAGGAGGTCGAGTGGGTGAAGGACGTGTCGCTCTCGGTCGCGGCGACGGTCCCGGTGGAGTCGCCACGCACGGGCACCCGGCGCGAAACCTCGGTGACGGCGGCCATGGCCGGCGTCGATCACTACATGCGCGCCGAGTTGGCGGCGGGACGGTTCTTCACGCGCGTGGAGGATGAGCGCAACGCCGCCGTCGTCGTCCTCTCCCACAAACTGGCGAGCGACCTTGCTCTCCCTCGAGCCCCCGAGCGCATGATCGGCGAGACGGTGCGGGTGAACGGCTCGCCGCGCCAGGTGATCGGCATTCTGACCTCGTACAAGGGGGAGCGTGGCTGGGCCGCGACCGTCCCGTACGCCTCGGCCCCGCTCCTCGCCATGGCCGGCGGACGCCGCCTGCTCCCCGGCATCTCCGTGCGCGCCACCCGCATCGAAGACGTGGATGCACTCCGGCGCGCGATCGAAGACTGGCTCGGTCGCCGTTACGGCGGGCGATGGGAGCGCCGCATCGAACTGGGGACGATGGAGAAGCGCCTCGAGCAAGCGACGCAGGGGGTGCGCGTCTTCAAGTGGTTCATGGGGGCGATCGCCGCGATCTCGCTGCTCGTGGGTGGGATCGGCATCATGAACGTCATGCTCGCCTCGGTCACCGAACGCACGCGCGAGATCGGGGTCCGCAAGGCGATCGGGGCGCGGCCGCGCGACGTGCTGCTCCAGTTCCTCTCGGAGTCGGTGGCGATTTCGAGCGTTGGCAGCGCGATCGGTGTCGTGCTGGGGGCGGTGATCGCGGCGCTGGCGATCCTCGTCATTCGCCAGCAGACCGGGGCCGATCGACTCGCCCCCAGCCTGTCGCTGTCGTCGGTGATGGTCGCGGCGGGATCGGCGGTGGCGATCGGGTTGATCTTCGGGACGTATCCGGCGCGCCGGGCTGCGCGACTCTCGCCGATCGACGCGATTCGCCACGAGTAG
- the lon gene encoding endopeptidase La: MAQRQTLPVLPLRGTVTFPGLTSPIAAGRPGTLRAIEAALKTDRLVFAVAQRDNTDEPAPEILYSMGVIARIGQIQRGLGGVQLLLQGEQRATSLQYALNDGYLTAVVMPTEEMAPLNESDPAFEALHKETRERAQELGEKRGLPEEVVHQVLDSVDEPGRFADLVAGYIELPVPEKQGLLETLSVEERLRRVLVHVQRQIGMLEAQEEIKTQVQEELGERQREMFLREQLKAIQKELGDDDQSKEIADLREKLSKLDLPKEARNEVERELGRLERSGRESMEAQVIRTYLEWIAELPWSKRSDDHLDLNRAIGILDEDHYGLQDVKDRVVEFLAVRQLRAQQMAEEVTKTGEFPVGKLKGGNGDVTPSASNGDGDERTITDAKEAKARAMARGPILLFTGPPGVGKTSIAKSIARSLGREYVRVALGGARDEADIRGHRRTYVGAMPGRIIQGMKQAQSKNPVFLLDEVDKLGQSFQGDPSSALLEVLDPAQNDSFTDHYLGVPFDLSEVLFIATANFIQNIPGPLLDRMEVVEFAGYTEREKAEIAKKYLIPRQLEESGLQDKKVAFADDAVMSVVSNYTRESGVRQLEREIGRVCRKVARQLATGDTSTLDDNVIDATEVRELLGRPKVHPERAQEKHEVGIATGMYYTPQGGDIMFVEASIRRSEARVAATEEGNTRQGPISLILTGQLGDVMKESARAALTYATNNAAELGIPADRMTAASEAHIHVPAGAIPKDGPSAGLAIATALVSELSGRPVRRDVAMTGEITLRGRALPIGGLKEKVLGAHRAGIKHIIIPKQNAADLEDVPEEVQKELTFHPVESLAEVLAIALVNEGGRPDVKAA, translated from the coding sequence ATGGCCCAGCGACAGACACTCCCCGTCCTCCCTCTTCGCGGGACGGTCACCTTTCCGGGACTCACCTCCCCGATCGCGGCCGGGCGTCCAGGGACGCTCCGGGCGATCGAGGCGGCCCTGAAGACTGACCGTCTGGTCTTCGCGGTCGCGCAGCGTGACAACACCGACGAGCCCGCACCGGAGATTCTCTATTCGATGGGGGTCATCGCCCGCATCGGGCAGATTCAGCGCGGCCTCGGGGGGGTGCAGCTCCTCCTGCAGGGAGAGCAGCGCGCCACATCGCTCCAGTACGCCCTCAACGACGGGTACCTGACCGCGGTGGTGATGCCCACCGAGGAGATGGCGCCGCTCAACGAGAGCGACCCCGCCTTCGAGGCGCTCCACAAGGAGACGCGCGAGCGCGCCCAGGAGCTGGGCGAGAAGCGCGGGCTCCCCGAGGAGGTCGTGCACCAGGTCCTCGACTCGGTCGACGAGCCGGGGCGCTTTGCCGACCTCGTCGCCGGATACATCGAACTCCCCGTCCCCGAAAAGCAGGGGCTCCTGGAAACGCTGAGCGTGGAGGAGCGGCTTCGCCGTGTCCTGGTCCACGTGCAGCGCCAGATCGGCATGCTCGAGGCGCAGGAGGAGATCAAGACCCAGGTCCAGGAAGAGCTGGGCGAGCGGCAGCGCGAGATGTTCCTGCGCGAGCAGCTCAAGGCGATCCAGAAGGAGCTGGGGGACGACGACCAGTCCAAGGAAATCGCCGACCTCCGCGAGAAGCTCAGCAAGCTCGACCTTCCCAAGGAGGCGCGGAACGAGGTGGAGCGCGAACTCGGGCGCCTGGAGCGTTCGGGGCGCGAGTCCATGGAAGCGCAGGTGATCCGCACGTACCTCGAATGGATCGCCGAGCTGCCGTGGAGCAAGCGTTCGGACGACCATCTCGACCTCAATCGGGCGATCGGGATCCTCGACGAGGACCACTACGGGCTGCAGGACGTGAAGGACCGCGTCGTCGAGTTCCTGGCGGTGCGGCAGCTGCGCGCCCAGCAGATGGCCGAGGAAGTGACCAAGACCGGCGAGTTCCCGGTCGGGAAGCTGAAGGGGGGGAACGGTGACGTCACGCCCTCCGCCAGCAACGGCGACGGCGACGAGCGCACGATCACCGACGCCAAGGAAGCGAAGGCGCGGGCGATGGCGCGCGGCCCGATCCTCCTGTTCACCGGCCCGCCAGGGGTCGGCAAGACGTCGATCGCCAAGTCGATCGCCCGGTCGCTGGGGCGTGAGTACGTGCGCGTGGCGTTAGGCGGCGCGCGCGACGAGGCCGACATCCGCGGGCACCGGCGCACCTACGTCGGTGCGATGCCGGGGCGCATCATCCAGGGGATGAAGCAGGCGCAGAGCAAGAACCCCGTCTTCCTGCTCGACGAGGTGGACAAGCTGGGGCAGTCGTTCCAGGGCGATCCGTCGAGCGCGCTGCTCGAGGTCCTCGACCCCGCGCAGAACGACTCGTTCACCGATCACTACCTCGGGGTCCCGTTCGACCTGAGCGAGGTCTTGTTCATCGCCACGGCGAACTTCATCCAGAACATTCCCGGGCCGCTCCTCGACCGCATGGAAGTCGTGGAGTTCGCCGGCTACACCGAGCGCGAGAAGGCGGAGATCGCGAAGAAGTACCTGATCCCGCGCCAACTCGAGGAGTCGGGGCTGCAGGACAAGAAGGTGGCGTTCGCCGACGATGCGGTGATGTCGGTGGTGTCGAACTACACGCGGGAGAGCGGCGTGCGCCAGCTCGAGCGCGAGATCGGCCGCGTGTGCCGCAAGGTGGCGCGCCAGCTGGCCACGGGCGACACGTCGACGCTGGACGACAACGTGATCGACGCCACCGAGGTGCGCGAGTTGTTAGGCAGGCCCAAGGTGCACCCCGAACGTGCGCAGGAGAAGCACGAGGTGGGGATCGCCACCGGCATGTACTACACGCCCCAGGGCGGGGACATCATGTTCGTCGAGGCCTCGATCCGGCGGAGCGAGGCACGAGTGGCCGCGACCGAGGAGGGCAACACCCGTCAGGGACCGATCTCGCTGATCCTCACCGGTCAGCTGGGCGACGTGATGAAGGAGAGCGCACGCGCCGCGCTCACCTACGCCACGAACAACGCCGCCGAACTGGGAATCCCGGCCGATCGCATGACGGCCGCCAGCGAGGCGCACATCCACGTCCCGGCAGGTGCAATCCCGAAGGACGGGCCGTCGGCCGGCCTGGCCATCGCCACGGCGCTCGTCTCGGAACTCTCGGGACGCCCGGTGCGGCGTGACGTGGCGATGACCGGCGAGATCACGCTGCGCGGCCGTGCCCTCCCTATCGGCGGGCTCAAGGAAAAGGTGCTCGGCGCACACCGCGCGGGGATCAAGCACATCATCATCCCCAAGCAGAACGCTGCCGACCTCGAGGACGTCCCGGAGGAGGTGCAGAAGGAGCTCACCTTCCACCCGGTCGAGTCGCTCGCCGAAGTCCTGGCGATCGCGCTGGTGAACGAAGGGGGACGCCCCGACGTGAAGGCGGCGTAG
- a CDS encoding serine/threonine protein kinase: MLSANYELDREIGRGGMGIVYLARDRRLKRQVAIKILPPELAFRGEIRTRFLREAETAAQLSHPNIVPIYSVDEREGLVFFVMAYVDGDNLAVRLHKNGALAYDETRRTLLEVARALAFAHERGVVHRDIKPDNILINKEDGRVMVTDFGIARAVSDSDARLTATGMAIGTPAYMSPEQSMGEREVDGRSDLYSLGVVAYQMLSGELPFNASSTPALLVKHISENPVPLHQRCPEVPQDLGRAVMMMLEKDPDNRFPSAAALATALETGEVPMPRNGGALALGSVAPRSATEASSLRPGAGAMAPAYGAAPSSEELARWNAHEVRAFRKKLAPWMFAGGVSVVVAAFGGPDFAGLWGMYSIYIAWKYAKLWSDGYDWRDILKEPKDRLFFDVVAEWTDSVRALWDPTKRGEVRDRARMRSSIGGDFFDRAGSAGALGAGAPVNAVASLGGASGRSVQDARRNRDEILRLIETLPKKEKSILGDVPSSAMALYQKVEALALQVQELERTVPAESSAQLDAEIARLEGEANPLDTRASEERVRRLAYLKRQRRAVADLGGRLSQSREKLESCMLALQNMRLEVVRLRSGPQNFQTITSVAEKAIALGREVDAAVYARDEMAKLKIGGRG, from the coding sequence GTGCTCAGCGCGAACTACGAGTTGGATCGGGAGATCGGCCGCGGGGGAATGGGGATCGTGTACCTGGCGCGCGATCGCCGCCTCAAGCGGCAAGTCGCCATCAAGATCCTCCCGCCCGAACTCGCCTTCCGGGGCGAGATCCGCACGCGCTTCCTTCGCGAGGCCGAGACCGCGGCGCAGCTCAGCCACCCCAACATCGTCCCGATCTATTCGGTCGACGAACGCGAGGGGCTGGTCTTCTTCGTCATGGCCTACGTCGACGGCGACAACCTCGCCGTCCGGCTGCACAAGAACGGCGCGCTCGCCTACGACGAGACGCGACGGACCCTGCTCGAGGTGGCGCGCGCCCTCGCCTTCGCCCACGAGCGCGGCGTGGTGCACCGGGACATCAAGCCCGACAACATCCTCATCAACAAGGAGGATGGCCGGGTGATGGTGACCGACTTCGGGATCGCCCGCGCCGTGAGCGATTCCGACGCCCGCCTCACCGCGACCGGCATGGCCATCGGGACCCCGGCCTACATGTCGCCCGAGCAGTCGATGGGCGAGCGGGAGGTCGATGGGCGCAGCGACCTGTACTCGTTAGGTGTCGTCGCCTACCAGATGCTCAGTGGCGAGCTTCCGTTCAACGCCTCCAGTACCCCGGCGCTGCTCGTCAAGCACATCTCCGAGAACCCGGTTCCGTTGCACCAGCGCTGCCCGGAGGTCCCACAGGACCTCGGGCGCGCCGTGATGATGATGCTGGAGAAGGACCCGGACAATCGCTTCCCGAGCGCGGCGGCCCTGGCCACGGCGCTCGAGACGGGCGAGGTCCCGATGCCGCGCAACGGCGGCGCGTTGGCGTTAGGCTCCGTCGCTCCGCGCTCGGCCACCGAGGCGTCCTCTCTGCGCCCCGGCGCAGGTGCGATGGCGCCCGCGTATGGCGCCGCCCCGAGCTCGGAGGAACTGGCCCGCTGGAACGCGCATGAGGTCCGCGCCTTCCGGAAGAAGCTCGCCCCGTGGATGTTCGCCGGTGGCGTGAGTGTCGTCGTCGCCGCCTTCGGCGGCCCCGACTTCGCCGGCCTGTGGGGGATGTACTCCATCTACATCGCCTGGAAGTACGCCAAGCTGTGGAGCGACGGCTACGACTGGCGCGACATCCTGAAGGAGCCGAAGGATCGCCTCTTCTTCGACGTCGTAGCCGAGTGGACCGACAGCGTGCGCGCCTTGTGGGATCCCACCAAGCGTGGCGAGGTCCGCGATCGCGCGCGCATGCGATCGAGCATCGGTGGCGACTTCTTCGACCGCGCCGGCTCGGCCGGGGCGCTGGGCGCCGGGGCACCGGTCAATGCCGTCGCATCCCTCGGTGGGGCGAGCGGCCGCTCGGTGCAGGATGCCCGCCGCAATCGCGATGAGATTCTCCGCCTCATCGAGACGCTCCCCAAGAAGGAAAAGTCGATCCTCGGCGACGTGCCGTCGTCGGCGATGGCGCTGTACCAGAAGGTCGAGGCGCTGGCGTTGCAGGTGCAGGAGCTCGAGCGCACCGTCCCCGCGGAATCGTCGGCGCAGCTCGATGCCGAAATCGCACGACTCGAGGGAGAGGCCAACCCCCTCGACACGCGCGCCAGCGAAGAGCGGGTGCGCCGGCTCGCCTACCTCAAGCGCCAGCGTCGCGCCGTCGCCGACCTCGGGGGCCGGCTGTCGCAATCGCGCGAGAAGCTCGAGAGCTGCATGCTCGCGCTGCAGAACATGCGGCTCGAGGTCGTGCGCCTGCGCAGCGGCCCGCAGAACTTCCAGACCATCACCTCGGTGGCCGAGAAGGCGATTGCGCTCGGGCGCGAGGTCGACGCGGCGGTCTACGCGCGCGACGAGATGGCCAAACTGAAGATAGGAGGACGGGGCTAG